One region of Sulfuriroseicoccus oceanibius genomic DNA includes:
- a CDS encoding adenylate/guanylate cyclase domain-containing protein yields the protein MTKARAIYSKYALAIWTFVAIVVVIGGVALVVIPMMLKRYERQYHALVHQRLEHRARALSRFAERQLSDGRDPKDVLVELQWIVTAAKDANGFSAVVDRNTSTVVCHPDESFVGFVLQGDISRYALQDRKGKPMPMKEIETWDDIVDSTGFGALVSDDVNDVIMVQFVIGQPWVVVSASDTDRIQANMDATRAMFFGVGAVLAFVIAIPASVAARRVSARYERRIEARERKIREERAKSDALLRNILPEKVADRLKAGDSVIAERHEDVAILFADLVGFTDLAGQMNAARLVPVLNEIFSGFDELADAHGVEKIKTIGDAYMACGGLPTADPEGARKIASMALDMFPVIDAVNRRHDLNLELRVGIHSGEVVAGVIGKRKFIYDLWGAAVNTASRLESSSVPGRIQVSAEVRERLGDGFSLDERGEIELKGVGAIRTWFLTGRARKDRAGAEYQRS from the coding sequence ATGACCAAAGCGCGGGCCATCTACTCCAAGTATGCGCTCGCGATCTGGACGTTTGTGGCCATCGTGGTGGTGATTGGCGGTGTGGCGCTGGTGGTGATCCCGATGATGCTCAAGCGCTATGAGCGGCAATACCATGCGTTGGTGCACCAGCGGCTTGAGCATCGGGCGCGGGCGCTTTCCCGGTTTGCCGAGAGGCAGTTGAGTGATGGACGCGACCCGAAGGACGTGTTGGTGGAATTGCAGTGGATTGTCACAGCTGCCAAGGACGCCAATGGGTTCAGTGCGGTGGTTGACCGCAACACATCGACGGTGGTGTGTCATCCAGACGAGAGCTTTGTCGGGTTTGTGCTGCAGGGGGATATTTCACGCTATGCCTTGCAGGATCGGAAGGGCAAGCCGATGCCGATGAAGGAGATTGAAACGTGGGACGATATTGTCGATTCGACTGGTTTTGGAGCCTTGGTCTCCGACGATGTGAATGACGTGATCATGGTCCAATTCGTCATCGGGCAGCCGTGGGTTGTGGTGTCGGCGTCGGACACGGACCGGATTCAGGCGAACATGGACGCGACGCGGGCGATGTTTTTCGGGGTTGGTGCTGTGTTGGCATTCGTCATCGCAATTCCGGCATCGGTGGCGGCGCGGCGGGTGAGCGCGCGGTATGAGCGGAGAATTGAGGCCAGGGAGCGCAAGATCCGCGAGGAACGCGCCAAGTCGGATGCGTTGTTGCGCAACATCTTGCCCGAGAAGGTGGCGGATCGGCTGAAGGCGGGGGACTCCGTGATTGCCGAACGTCACGAGGACGTGGCGATTTTGTTTGCAGACTTGGTGGGGTTTACCGATCTGGCGGGGCAGATGAACGCAGCCCGCTTGGTTCCGGTTTTGAATGAGATCTTCAGCGGCTTCGACGAATTGGCCGACGCGCATGGGGTGGAGAAAATCAAAACGATCGGGGATGCGTACATGGCTTGTGGCGGGCTGCCGACTGCCGATCCCGAGGGCGCGCGGAAGATTGCGAGCATGGCGTTGGACATGTTTCCGGTGATCGACGCGGTCAACCGTCGCCACGATCTGAATCTGGAATTGAGGGTTGGAATCCACAGCGGAGAGGTGGTGGCCGGAGTGATCGGCAAGCGTAAGTTTATCTACGATCTGTGGGGCGCTGCGGTGAACACGGCCAGCAGGCTGGAGTCGTCGTCGGTGCCGGGCCGGATCCAAGTCAGTGCCGAGGTGCGTGAGCGGCTTGGCGATGGATTCTCATTGGATGAGCGTGGGGAGATCGAGCTCAAGGGCGTGGGGGCAATTCGCACGTGGTTTCTGACAGGTAGGGCGCGCAAGGACCGAGCGGGCGCGGAATACCAGCGGAGCTGA
- a CDS encoding alpha/beta hydrolase has product MLFPGASRPTTANRENIAANETRVLHEVANGATAEAWLIRHRVRDPQPPLLVISHGNGEILDDHLPAARTLARDGADVLIVGLPGYAAGEGKPTAAGMRDAGSKAYDWAQAQVGGQPPRVVGFGFSIGSGMVCLVADEREVDALVLCAPFDSVAAVAKRMGVPGFLIRNKINNMKALEDYQGEVRILHGAEDTIIPVAHSKVLAESLTNVTHVIVEGVGHNDLFMSAEAAETADRWLAELLRGPRVENGND; this is encoded by the coding sequence ATGTTGTTTCCCGGGGCGTCGCGGCCAACAACCGCGAATCGGGAAAACATCGCGGCCAACGAGACCCGTGTGTTGCACGAAGTGGCCAATGGCGCGACCGCCGAGGCGTGGCTGATACGTCATCGGGTGCGTGATCCGCAGCCACCGTTATTGGTCATCAGTCACGGGAATGGAGAGATTTTGGATGACCATTTGCCTGCGGCGCGCACGCTGGCTCGTGATGGCGCGGATGTGTTGATTGTCGGCTTGCCGGGCTATGCAGCGGGCGAGGGGAAGCCGACTGCCGCCGGGATGCGGGATGCAGGGAGCAAGGCGTATGACTGGGCGCAGGCTCAGGTGGGTGGACAACCTCCGCGGGTGGTTGGATTTGGATTCTCAATCGGTTCGGGGATGGTGTGTTTGGTCGCGGATGAACGGGAGGTCGACGCGTTGGTGCTTTGTGCGCCCTTCGACTCGGTGGCGGCGGTAGCAAAACGCATGGGGGTTCCAGGATTTTTGATCCGCAACAAAATCAACAACATGAAGGCCCTTGAGGACTACCAAGGGGAGGTGCGTATTCTACACGGCGCGGAGGATACCATTATCCCTGTGGCGCACTCCAAGGTCTTGGCAGAATCGCTGACCAATGTGACCCACGTGATCGTAGAGGGTGTAGGACACAATGATTTGTTCATGAGTGCCGAGGCCGCAGAGACTGCGGATCGATGGTTGGCCGAGCTTTTACGAGGGCCGCGTGTAGAGAACGGAAATGATTAA